From the genome of Thermoanaerobaculales bacterium:
ACACGAACGGCCCGGCCGGGTGCGGCTTCGACCGGAGGCGCTCATAGAGGCCCATCGCCGCCCAACGCGCCTGCAGCTCGGGCTCCTTGGTCAGCAGCCCCGCGCGCATGCTGAAGGGGGTCTTCGGCAGCTGCAGGGTGTCGCGGTAGCGGTCCTTCTTGCCTTCGCTCGCCATGCTCGGCTCCAAAAACGAGGATCGCCGACGCGGCGATCCGGCGTATTCTACCGCGTTTCCGCTCCGGGGCTTCTGAGACTCCGCGTGCTCCGCGCTCTCCGCGGTTCAATTTGGACGACCCAGCGTCGCGCGCGCACTGGAGCATCCCATCCCCGGGCCCGGATCCCCCTCGGCGCGACGAGTCTGCCCGATTCCTCCCCCTCCCCGTCCCTCGTTGCATCCCTGGAACGCCAGGAATAACATCCGTGTGCGTCGCGTACTAGTAGTACGTGATGCCGATGTCGGCCATCCCGACATCGAAGGGGTTCCGCCAAGTGACCTCAGTGAAGCGATCCGACAACGGTCTCGACCGCCGGGACTTCGTCCGGCTGGTGGCGGGAAGCGCGGCCGCGGCCTCGCTGTCGCTGCCGCCTGCCGCCTGCGGCCGCGCGTCGGCCACCGACCGCCGGGTGATCGTGCTCGGGCTCGACGGCCTCGACCCGTTCCTGATCAAGCAGCTGATCACCGCCGGCCGCGCCCCCAACTTCAAGCGGCTGGCCGAGATGGGCTCGTTCATGAGGTTGGCCACGACCATGCCGGCCCTGAGCCCGGTTGCATGGTCGAGCTTCATCACCGGCACCACGCCCGGCAGCCACGGCATCGCCGACTTCATCACCCGCGACCCCGCCACCTACCTGCCGGTGTTCTCGATCTTTGCCAACCGCGACCCCGAGCTCACCTTCTCGATCGGCGACGTGCACCTGCCGATCAAGGGTGGCGGGCCGTACAACCTCCGCCAGGGCAGGACCTTCTGGTCGTACCTCACCGAGCGCGGCATCCCGGCCTGGATCTCGCGGATCCCCACCAACTACCCGGTGGAGGAGACCGCCACCCGGGCCATCTCGGGCATGGGGACGCCGGACCTGACCGACGCCTACGGGGTGTTCACCTACTACACCTCGGACCCGTTCGAGGACTACCCGAACCTGTCCGGCGGCACCGTCCACCGGGTCGACGTCAACTCGGGCGTGGTCCGCGCCGACCTCTACGGCCCGGTCAACTCGCTGCGCACCCAGCGGCCGACCGACCGCGACCCCTACGCCAACACCACCCGGGTGCCGTTCACCGTCCACCTCGACCCGAGCCACGACCACGCGGTCCGGCTCGACATCCAGGGCCAGACCATCCTGCTGACCAAGGGCGAGTACTCGCCGTGGGTGAAGCTGAAGTTCGACCTGTTGCCGGTGATCGGCTCGGTGTCGGGCATCGCCCGCTTCCTGGTCAAGCAGGTGCGGCCGCACTTCCAGCTCTACGTGACGCCGATCAACATCGATCCAGCACACCAGGCCGGCCCGGTCACCTACCCGGCTCAGTACGGGGCGGAGATCGTGCGCGACATCGGCGCCTTCTGGACCAAGGGCCTGCCCTGCGACACCAAGGCCTTCGACTACCGGGTCATCAACGACGAGCAGTACGTCAAGCAGGCCGAGCTGCTCGTCGACGAGCAGATGCGCCTTTTCGACCACCAGTGGTCCGAGTTCCGGGAAGGGCTGTTCTACTTCTACGTCTCGTCCACCGACCAGGACGCCCACATGCTGTGGCGCAACATGGACCGGACCCATCCCAAGCACGCCGAGGCCGACCCGCGCTTCGCCGGCTACCTCCCGGACCTGTACGCGAAGATGGATCAGCTGGTGGGCAAGGTGCTGCCGGCGGTCGACGACAAGACCCTGCTGCTGGTCTGCTCGGACCACGGCTTCGCCCAGTTCGGCCGCCAGTTCCACCTCAACACCTGGCTGCGCGACAACGGCTGGCTGGCGCTCAAGCCGGGTGCGGAGAAGAAGGAGGAGACCTCGGTCTTCGACATCGACTGGAGCGGCACCGTCGCCTACGGCATGGGTTTCAACGGCCTCTACCTGAACTTGAAGAATCGCGAGGCCAAGGGCATCGTCGAGCCCGGGCAGGCGCCTGGATTGCTGGCTCGCCTGCAGCGCGAGCTCGAGGCCGTCTCCGATCCGGAAACCGGAACGCGGCCGGTGGCCAAGGTGTATGCGCGGGACGAGCTCTACTCGGGCGCCATGACACCGACCATGCCCGAGCTGCTCGTCGGCTACACCCCGGGCTACCGCAACTCGTCGCAGTCGTTCATGGGCTCGACCGGGTCGGCGACCATCGACCTCAACCCGTGGGCCTGGTCCGGCGACCACTCGATGGCCCACCAGATGGTGCCGGGCAGCCTGTTCTCGAGCCGCCAGGTCGCCAAGCAGGCGCCGAGCATCCTCGACCTGCCGGTGACCATCCTCGAGCACTTCGGCGTGGCGAAGCCGTCGCAGATGGTGGGCAGCTCGATCTTCGCCTGAGGATCTAGGATCTGGGGGATAGGATCTCGGGCCGCCGCCCACCCAGCAGGGCCCGCAAGCCGCGCAACCCGGCAGGAGGTCCGGAATCCCTAGATCCCAGATCCTATATCCTAGATCCTACTGGATGTACCCCAGGCTCCGCAGCTGATCGAGGGTCGCGTCGTCGAGCTCCTCGGCGGTCTTGAGCTCGGGGTCGAGGGACGCCGCGGCCACCATCTTGCCCCACGCATCGAGCTGGCGCTCCATCACCGCCACCTTGTCGGGGTTGGCGGCGGCGATGTCGGTGAACTCGGCCGGGTCCGCGGCCAGGTCGAAGAGCGCGGCCGCGCCGCCGTCGAGCGGGCGCACCAGGTGAAGCCCGCCGAGCGCGACCGCGCGCTGGCGGCCGAGCCCCGGCGCCTCCGAGAAGGCGACGTAAGGCGGCCGGGCGGTACCGTCGAGCATCGGCAGCAGGCTCGCTCCCTGGACGCCGGCGGGCAAGGCGACGCCCTGCAGCTCGAGGATGGTCGGCATGACGTCGACGAGCTCGACGATCTTGTCGACTGCCTGGCCAGCGCCCCGGCCTCCGGCGATCGACGCCAGCAGCGGCACCCGGGTCACGGTCGCGTGCAGCGACTGGGCGCCGGTCGGGCCATGCTGGCCCAGGTCCAGCCCCGCGGTGCCGGTCACGATCAAGGTCACCCGCTCAGCGACGCCAAGCTGCTCGAGCTCGGCCCGCAGCTCGCCGAGCGCCAGGTCCGCGGCCACGACCCGGCGGGCGTAGAACAGCCTCAGGTAGTCGAGGTCGGCCGGCTCGAAGGCGGCCGGGCTGTCGGTGCCGGCCGAGGCCAGCACCGCCTGCACACGCTCGGCGAAGCCGGCCGGCGGTTCCACGCCCTCGACGGCGGCGCCGGCCGGCGCATCGAGCCCCACCGACCAGCCCCTGATCACGAGCAGGAAGCCCTCGCCGGCATGACCGCGCAGCCACTGCCTCGCCGCGGTACCCGGATCGGCGCTCATCTCGAAGACCGAGAAGCCCTGGCGGAGGCCGAAGTCGTCGCCACCCGGCGCGCCCTCGACGAAGGCCGCGGTGGACAGCCCGGCCGCCGACAGCGCATCGGCGAGCGACACCGCCGCGTCCGGCAGCCGGTCGCCAGCCTCGAGCACGCCGCTGGTGGTCGGGTAGAGGCCGGTCAGCAGCGAGGCAAAGGACGCGGCCGGGTCCGGAGCCTGCGCGAAGCACCAGTCGAAGCGCACCCCGGCGCCGGCCAGCGCGTCGAGGCTCGGGGTCGCCACGGCGCCGCCATGCGCCCACAGGCGATCGGCCCGCAGCCCGTCGACCGCGATCAGGATCACGGCGGGCTTGCCCGCCGCCGGGCGAGCGGTGGTGGCGCCGCGCTCCCCGCCCCCACAGCCGACCGCGGCCAGCGCAGCTGAGATCGCCAGGGTTGCCATCGCGAGGATGACCAGCTTCCGTCCAAGCTTCATGGGTGCAACCTCCTACAGGTAGCCCGAGGAGTCTAGCACGGGCAAAGGGGTCAGGGGGAAGGGGTTAGCGTTCCCCTCCGTTCCCGCTCCCGTTCCCGTTCCCGTTCCCGAATCTGGTCCCTCGTCGGGAGCCCAATCGCCGACACGATGATGTAGGATTACCCGGGCTCGCGACCGCGACCCAACGACCGTACATCGACGGAGACCAACCATGCGCCGAGCTTTCGGGGGACTCGTCCTGATCTCAACCGCCGCGCTGCTCGCGGGCTGCGCGCCCGCGAAGGAGCCCGCGAAGCCGCTTCCGAACGGCCTCCTGCTCGCCCTCGCCGTGCTCGAGAAGGGGCCCGACGGCAAGCCGGTGCCGCAGCCGGCGCAGCTCGGGATCCTGACCAACGACGGCCAGGCCTGGAGCTACCGCGCGATCAGCGACCCCGACAGCAATGTCTTCCACAAGGCCATGGCGTACGAGCCGCGGCCGGGTGAGGCCGGAGTGCTGACCGCTGGCGGCACCCGGGCGATTCTCAAGCTCTGGCGCAAGGGCCAGCCGCCGGCCGTGATCTGGGAGAAGAGCTTCGGCGGCAAGTTCAGCCGGATGCGCGAGATCGAGGTGGCCGACCTCTACGGCGACGGCAGCGCCGCACTCGCTGTGGTGACCCACGACCAGGGCGTGGTCGCAACCGTCCGTCCGCTGGCCGACGGCGGCTACCAGGTTACCGAGCTCGACCAGCAGCCCGACACCTTCGTCCACGAGGTCGAGGTCGGCGACCTCGACGCCGACGGCACGCTCGAGGTCTACGCCACGCCGAGCCCGCCGAACAAGCTCGACGGCACGCCCCAGCCGGGCTCGGTGACGCGCTATGTGCCGGCAACCGGTGAGGGCCGCACGGTGGTCGCCGAGCTCGGCGACCGGCACGCCAAGGAGATCCTCGTCGAGGACGTGGACGGCGACGGCACCGACGAGCTCTACGTGTCGATCGAGGCGGTGTCCGGGGGCCGGGTCGCGATCACCCGTTTCGACGCCGGCACCGACCCGTCAGGAGGCGCCGTGATCGCCACCCTCGACGACAAGCTCTGCCGCTTCCTGACCGCCGGCGACGTCGACGGCGACGGCAAGCTGGAGCTGGTGGCCGCCGCCCACAAGAGCGGCCTGTGGCTGCTGCGCCCGGGCGCGGATCCCCGCGCCGAGTGGAAGAAGATCTCCATCGACGCCAACTCGTCAGGCTTCGAGCACGCGGCGATCCTGGCCGATCTCGACGAGAACGGCATCGACGAGCTGTACGTCGCCAACGACGACGACGGCGAGGTCAACCGCTACCTGTGGGTGGACGGGGAGCCGCTGAAGGAGACGCTCTACAAGTACCCCGCGGGCCTCTCCGGCTTCACCTGGAACATCACCACCGCACCGGTCGCGGTCTTGCCGTAGCCCTCGCCCGGCCAGGGGTCAGGTGTGGGGGTTGGGGTCAAGGGGTCATCGTCCGCCCGTTCTTGTCACGGCGAAGGGCGGAGCACGAAGCCGGATCCGCGCCCGCGCCCGCGAGCGGATCACCACCAAGTCACAAAGGCACGAAGAGAAGTTCCCGATCGGGCACTTCACAGGCGCGTCCCCTTGGCTCGCAGGGTCGGGCCACGTGGTGACTCCGCACCACGCCAACAACCCGGCTCCGCCCAGATGATCAGCTTCGTGTCTTGGTGCCTGCGTGGTTCTGCGATCGCGCATTGGGATCGGCAGCGGCAGGGAATCCGGGCCCGGCAACCGGAGTTTCCTGTTGCGATGAGCATCGTGCGACGCATCGCCGTCCTGCTCGTGATCGCTGCCATGGCCGGGATCGGCCCGGCCGGCGCAGCGCTGGCCTGCCCGTCCGGCGCGGCAGCGCACGGCTGCTGCTGCGATTCGGGCCTGTGCGGTTGTGAGCCACCGCCGGCTGCGCAGCTTGCAGCGCCCTCGTGCGGCTGCAATGCTGCGGCGCCGACCCCAGCCGTTCCGGCGTCCTTCCCGCCGACCACGGGCGACCCGGGAACCGGGCTCACCGCCATCGGCGCCCACGTTCCGACTGAGCTCGCCGCCCCGGCGCCCTTGCAGCTCGGCCGCGACGGCTCGCTCGACGGCCGCACGCCGTCCGCGCCCCTCATCTACTTGATCGAGTGTGCCCTGCTGATCTGAGCCTCCACTGGCCTCCTGGCGCCGGGCCGAGCCCGGCCTGCACTCACGACGGTCCAGAGAGGAGGCACCATGAATGCCCATTACCATGCGACGTCGCTCGCGCTCGCGGCGGTGATCGCGTTCGCCGGAATCCCCGCTGCGATGGCGGAAATCGCGCCACCGATCGAGGAGCTCGTCGCCCTGGCCCTCGAGCGTTCCCCGTCGCTCGATGCGCTCGAGGCCCGGCTGGCCGCCGCCCGTGAGATGGTGGCGCCAGCAGGGGCCCTGCCCAACCCGATGGCCGAGACCGTGCTCCAGAACATCGGCGTCGACGACTTCACGCTCGGCGACGAGGACATGTCGATGCTGTCGGTCGAGGTCCGGCAGGATCTCCTGTGGCCGGGCAAGCGGGCCGCAGCGCGCGACAGCGCAGCTGCCCAGTCCGAGGTCGAGGCGGCGCGGCTCGAGCTGGCCCGGCGCACCCTCGCGACCGAGGTGCGCGTCCTCTACGCCGGCGTCTACTCCGCCGACCGCGAGCGGCAGGCGCTCGATGCCGCCTCCGAGCTGCTGGACCTGCTCGCCGAGACCGTGGCGGCGCGCTATGCCGCCGGAGGGGCCGAGCAGGAGGCGGTGGTCAAGGCCCAGCTCCAGGGCTCGCGGGTCGCTGAGCGGCTCGACGACCTGCACGCCGAGCGCTCGCGCTTCGTGGCCGGCCTCAACCGGCTGCTCGACCAGCCGGGCGGCACGGCGCTCGGCGAGGTCGTCGACCTGCCGCCACTGACCTTTCCAGACGGCTCGTGGGAGGAGCTC
Proteins encoded in this window:
- a CDS encoding sulfatase-like hydrolase/transferase, which gives rise to MKLGRKLVILAMATLAISAALAAVGCGGGERGATTARPAAGKPAVILIAVDGLRADRLWAHGGAVATPSLDALAGAGVRFDWCFAQAPDPAASFASLLTGLYPTTSGVLEAGDRLPDAAVSLADALSAAGLSTAAFVEGAPGGDDFGLRQGFSVFEMSADPGTAARQWLRGHAGEGFLLVIRGWSVGLDAPAGAAVEGVEPPAGFAERVQAVLASAGTDSPAAFEPADLDYLRLFYARRVVAADLALGELRAELEQLGVAERVTLIVTGTAGLDLGQHGPTGAQSLHATVTRVPLLASIAGGRGAGQAVDKIVELVDVMPTILELQGVALPAGVQGASLLPMLDGTARPPYVAFSEAPGLGRQRAVALGGLHLVRPLDGGAAALFDLAADPAEFTDIAAANPDKVAVMERQLDAWGKMVAAASLDPELKTAEELDDATLDQLRSLGYIQ
- a CDS encoding TolC family protein, with the translated sequence MNAHYHATSLALAAVIAFAGIPAAMAEIAPPIEELVALALERSPSLDALEARLAAAREMVAPAGALPNPMAETVLQNIGVDDFTLGDEDMSMLSVEVRQDLLWPGKRAAARDSAAAQSEVEAARLELARRTLATEVRVLYAGVYSADRERQALDAASELLDLLAETVAARYAAGGAEQEAVVKAQLQGSRVAERLDDLHAERSRFVAGLNRLLDQPGGTALGEVVDLPPLTFPDGSWEELVAANSPAVAVAARAVDEAARRLEVARLDLKPNLSAGAGLGYRGGLDPAVMLRFGVEIPFARNEKQKPAIRAAEQELAMAEAELRDAVATARAEAARLASERERADRQVLRYREAIVPQTSAAVDAARASYLAGRGDFSTVIEDFELWLEARVELARRESDRFAAWAQLEALVGPAPLGEGGAE
- a CDS encoding alkaline phosphatase family protein, coding for MKRSDNGLDRRDFVRLVAGSAAAASLSLPPAACGRASATDRRVIVLGLDGLDPFLIKQLITAGRAPNFKRLAEMGSFMRLATTMPALSPVAWSSFITGTTPGSHGIADFITRDPATYLPVFSIFANRDPELTFSIGDVHLPIKGGGPYNLRQGRTFWSYLTERGIPAWISRIPTNYPVEETATRAISGMGTPDLTDAYGVFTYYTSDPFEDYPNLSGGTVHRVDVNSGVVRADLYGPVNSLRTQRPTDRDPYANTTRVPFTVHLDPSHDHAVRLDIQGQTILLTKGEYSPWVKLKFDLLPVIGSVSGIARFLVKQVRPHFQLYVTPINIDPAHQAGPVTYPAQYGAEIVRDIGAFWTKGLPCDTKAFDYRVINDEQYVKQAELLVDEQMRLFDHQWSEFREGLFYFYVSSTDQDAHMLWRNMDRTHPKHAEADPRFAGYLPDLYAKMDQLVGKVLPAVDDKTLLLVCSDHGFAQFGRQFHLNTWLRDNGWLALKPGAEKKEETSVFDIDWSGTVAYGMGFNGLYLNLKNREAKGIVEPGQAPGLLARLQRELEAVSDPETGTRPVAKVYARDELYSGAMTPTMPELLVGYTPGYRNSSQSFMGSTGSATIDLNPWAWSGDHSMAHQMVPGSLFSSRQVAKQAPSILDLPVTILEHFGVAKPSQMVGSSIFA
- a CDS encoding VCBS repeat-containing protein; translated protein: MRRAFGGLVLISTAALLAGCAPAKEPAKPLPNGLLLALAVLEKGPDGKPVPQPAQLGILTNDGQAWSYRAISDPDSNVFHKAMAYEPRPGEAGVLTAGGTRAILKLWRKGQPPAVIWEKSFGGKFSRMREIEVADLYGDGSAALAVVTHDQGVVATVRPLADGGYQVTELDQQPDTFVHEVEVGDLDADGTLEVYATPSPPNKLDGTPQPGSVTRYVPATGEGRTVVAELGDRHAKEILVEDVDGDGTDELYVSIEAVSGGRVAITRFDAGTDPSGGAVIATLDDKLCRFLTAGDVDGDGKLELVAAAHKSGLWLLRPGADPRAEWKKISIDANSSGFEHAAILADLDENGIDELYVANDDDGEVNRYLWVDGEPLKETLYKYPAGLSGFTWNITTAPVAVLP